The proteins below are encoded in one region of Belonocnema kinseyi isolate 2016_QV_RU_SX_M_011 chromosome 3, B_treatae_v1, whole genome shotgun sequence:
- the LOC117169316 gene encoding uncharacterized protein LOC117169316 isoform X1, producing the protein MRLAIGVISFLLGIFTDPVDLIGSSGEVPVPPRHILLEVYFCEVRPDTVTRLGGHVKAVLDENRQYIIGVKQFRRLCPLLIQPEPMEFKHVKVRLDGGPVANVTEEIPEGDPLKNKFWKKPKQLPLINAEIPIL; encoded by the exons ATGAGACTCGCAATTGGTGTTATCTCTTTTCTCTTAGGGATTTTCACTGATCCTGTCG ACTTAATTGGGAGTTCAGGAGAAGTACCAGTTCCTCCTCGTCATATTCTACTTGAAGTTTATTTTTGTGAAGTTCGTCCAGATACTGTAACTAGACTCGGAGGCCATGTCAAAGCAGTATTAGATGAAAACCGTCAGTACATAATTGGAGTAAAACAATTTAGACGACTTTGCCCATTATTGATTCAACCAGAACCAATGGAATTTAAACATGTTAAAGTACGCCTAGATGGAGGCCCAGTTGCCAATGTTACTGAAGAAATACCGGAAGGTGATCCTCTGAAGAACAAGTTCTGGAAGAAACCTAAACAATTACCCTTGATCAATGCCGAGAtaccaattctttaa
- the LOC117169316 gene encoding uncharacterized protein LOC117169316 isoform X2 yields the protein MKQLLDLIGSSGEVPVPPRHILLEVYFCEVRPDTVTRLGGHVKAVLDENRQYIIGVKQFRRLCPLLIQPEPMEFKHVKVRLDGGPVANVTEEIPEGDPLKNKFWKKPKQLPLINAEIPIL from the coding sequence ACTTAATTGGGAGTTCAGGAGAAGTACCAGTTCCTCCTCGTCATATTCTACTTGAAGTTTATTTTTGTGAAGTTCGTCCAGATACTGTAACTAGACTCGGAGGCCATGTCAAAGCAGTATTAGATGAAAACCGTCAGTACATAATTGGAGTAAAACAATTTAGACGACTTTGCCCATTATTGATTCAACCAGAACCAATGGAATTTAAACATGTTAAAGTACGCCTAGATGGAGGCCCAGTTGCCAATGTTACTGAAGAAATACCGGAAGGTGATCCTCTGAAGAACAAGTTCTGGAAGAAACCTAAACAATTACCCTTGATCAATGCCGAGAtaccaattctttaa